GTCTTTAAAACCAGGCTTTCAAATTGATCATATACTTGTTGTAATTCTTTTTCAATATCTTCTTTTTGTTTTAATGGTTCAACAAACTTATCCTTATGGGATTCAAATCTTTCATTTTTGAACTCATATACATCTCCCATCTTAGGTATGAATGTAGATATATTGAATTTCTCATGTATAATTTTTTCAAGTGCCTCAGAAGATTTTCTTTCCCCATGTACTATAAATATCTTTTTAGGTGTTTTTCTAAATCCCTTAAGCCAATCTAATAAATCATTTTGGTCTCCATGACCAGAGAAACCTTCGATGCTATGTATATTGGCATCGACTACAATTTTTTCTCCTAATATTTTAACTTTTTTAGCACCATCCCTGATTTTTCTACCCAATGTACCTTCAGCCTGATATCCTACAAACACCACGCTATTGCTCTTTTTCCATATATTATGCTTCAAATGGTGTCTAATCCTACCAGCTTCACACATACCACTGGCAGATATAATAACCTTAGGATAATTAGTTTTATTTAATCTCATAGATTCTTGTTGACTCTTAACATAGTGTAGGTTTTCAAATTCAAAGGGATTATCTCCTTCAAGAATTAGTTTTTTTGCTTCATCATCAAAGCAATAGGTGTTTTCTTTAAAGACATTTGTAGCAGAAACGGCCATAGGACTATCTATATATATAGGTATTCTCATATATGCTTCCAAGTCTTTATTATTTTTATAGTATTTATTTAATTCATATATAAGCTCCTGAGTCCTACCCACTGCGAATGAGGGGATTATTACAGAACCTCCTTTAGAAACAGTATCATTTATTATTTCAAAGAGTTTTTCCTTGCTCTCCTTTAAATCGGGATGTAGTCTGCCACCATAAGTAGACTCCATGATAAGATAGTCTGCATCTTCAATAGGTGCAGGGTCTCTGAGTATAGGCTTATTACTAGTCCCTAAGTCTCCAGAAAATACTAGTTTTGTAGTTTTATTATGTTCTGTTATCCATAGCTCTACTATAGATGAACCCAATATATGACCAGCGTCCTTAAACCTTACAGAGACATTGTCATTTATCTTTATTTTTTGATCATATAATACAGAGTCAAAATATCTTAAACTTATTTGTGCATCATCCACGGTATATAGTGGTTTAATAAGGGGTTTTCCAGCCCTTTTTCTCCATTTGTTTTCCCACTCTACATCAGACTCTTGAATATGAGCACTATCTAAAAGCATTATATTACAAAGGTCTTTTGTAGCCTTAGTACATATGATTTTACCTTTGAATCCATCTTTAACCAATTTAGGTATTCTTCCACTATGATCAATATGGGCATGGGACAATAATAGAAAGTCGATCTCTGAGGGTTCAAAATCAAAATCTTTAAAGTTGAGTTTTTCTAATTGATCGCTACCTTGAAATAGACCGCAATCAATCAAAATTTTGTGTTTATCGGTAGTTATAAGGTAATTGGAACCAGTAACCACATTTGCAGCGCCTAAAAATTCAATATGCATATGAAATCCCCCTTGCTAGTAAGATATTTAGTCTAATTATATCATAATTTTGGAAATAGAAAATCAAGAAATATAATATTGAAAATATTTTTTATATTATATACAATAGGCACAACAAAACCTTAAAGGAGCTGAATATTATGACATGTCCCAGATTAGAAATAGATTTAGACAAGATAACACATAATACAAGGGTATTAGTAAATGAATGCAAGAAATTTGGCATTGGGATAGTAGGGATAACAAAGGTTTCATCGGGAATGAAGGAATTGGTTGAAGCAATTGTGGATGGAGGCATAAATATTATAGGAGAATCTAGAATAGGGAGTCTAAAGAAATTAAAAGACTTAGATATAGAAAAAATGATGATAAGATTACCTATGCCCAGTGAAGCTAAAGATGTAGTAATATATTCGGATATTTCCTTGAATTCAGAGTTAGAGACCATAATTAGATTATCAGAAGAGGCTATTAAGCTCAAAAAGAAACATAAAGTAATACTTATGATAGATGTGGGGGATTTACGAGAAGGATGTTTTGGTGATGAGGAAATATTTGGTATGGTGGGAAGAATCTTAGAATTAGAAGGAGTAGAGTTGATAGGTGTAGGTACGAATTTGTCATGCTTTGGAGGAGTTATACCCAGTGAAGATAATTTAAATACTTTAATTAATATAAAAGAGCAGAT
Above is a window of Clostridiisalibacter paucivorans DSM 22131 DNA encoding:
- a CDS encoding MBL fold metallo-hydrolase RNA specificity domain-containing protein, with translation MHIEFLGAANVVTGSNYLITTDKHKILIDCGLFQGSDQLEKLNFKDFDFEPSEIDFLLLSHAHIDHSGRIPKLVKDGFKGKIICTKATKDLCNIMLLDSAHIQESDVEWENKWRKRAGKPLIKPLYTVDDAQISLRYFDSVLYDQKIKINDNVSVRFKDAGHILGSSIVELWITEHNKTTKLVFSGDLGTSNKPILRDPAPIEDADYLIMESTYGGRLHPDLKESKEKLFEIINDTVSKGGSVIIPSFAVGRTQELIYELNKYYKNNKDLEAYMRIPIYIDSPMAVSATNVFKENTYCFDDEAKKLILEGDNPFEFENLHYVKSQQESMRLNKTNYPKVIISASGMCEAGRIRHHLKHNIWKKSNSVVFVGYQAEGTLGRKIRDGAKKVKILGEKIVVDANIHSIEGFSGHGDQNDLLDWLKGFRKTPKKIFIVHGERKSSEALEKIIHEKFNISTFIPKMGDVYEFKNERFESHKDKFVEPLKQKEDIEKELQQVYDQFESLVLKTDKIIDGKFITEEYDNLKNRLLELQQKLLDVSMMISK
- the orr gene encoding ornithine racemase Orr — translated: MTCPRLEIDLDKITHNTRVLVNECKKFGIGIVGITKVSSGMKELVEAIVDGGINIIGESRIGSLKKLKDLDIEKMMIRLPMPSEAKDVVIYSDISLNSELETIIRLSEEAIKLKKKHKVILMIDVGDLREGCFGDEEIFGMVGRILELEGVELIGVGTNLSCFGGVIPSEDNLNTLINIKEQIEERYDIHIPIVSGGNSSSLHLIQNKKIPKGINQLRLGTSLILGTVEINNSRMEDTYNDAFKLVTEIIEIKDKPSIPIGQIARDSFGQVPAFEDKGIRKRAICAIGKQDIDIEWMEPQDKDIYILGASSDHLIVDVTDSKIKYGVGNNIVFIIDYVSILNAMTSEHVKKVFFKSE